In a genomic window of Spirosoma agri:
- a CDS encoding OmpA family protein: MKQTYSIFFVSYLFLSGLLLTASRGQSRTQAATTGPVSLSIQGTIIDGVSKKPLAGAIIEVKNQSGTARDKQRVGSDGAYKLVLRSRDAFVISATTDGYEPFVQELAPTSPSTERISGKSIPLYRIGTKPVATTSNPSSSTVSAPQSTQPAVSVSAASLPASPPPAAPSTVATASRPSGGSAPPTSERLTPPKTLDAKVTYTPPLIVAPTGKVTQLKAIEFVQSKAELLSDAGPALEQLLTFMRDKPTAEIELAGHTDNQGDFDQNLLLSKQRVDLVKAYLVQNGIAANRITTRGYGPTRPIASNNSEATRKLNRRVEMIVVKQ, encoded by the coding sequence CATTTTTTTTGTCAGTTATCTGTTCCTGAGTGGTTTGCTGTTGACGGCAAGCCGGGGACAATCAAGGACCCAGGCTGCTACTACGGGCCCGGTATCACTTTCGATCCAGGGAACTATCATTGATGGCGTATCAAAAAAGCCACTTGCGGGAGCTATTATCGAAGTGAAAAATCAGTCGGGTACGGCGCGCGATAAGCAACGCGTAGGAAGCGATGGAGCCTATAAGTTAGTTCTTCGTTCAAGAGATGCTTTCGTAATATCGGCTACTACCGATGGCTATGAGCCTTTCGTGCAGGAACTTGCTCCTACGTCGCCTTCCACCGAGAGAATTTCAGGGAAAAGTATTCCCCTATACCGTATCGGCACCAAGCCAGTAGCCACTACGAGTAACCCTTCATCATCGACGGTGTCTGCTCCTCAATCGACCCAACCGGCAGTGTCTGTATCAGCGGCTTCCCTTCCTGCGTCTCCCCCACCCGCAGCCCCTTCGACAGTGGCAACAGCGAGTAGACCATCGGGTGGTAGCGCCCCCCCGACCAGCGAACGGTTAACACCGCCTAAAACGCTCGATGCGAAAGTTACCTATACGCCCCCGCTGATCGTTGCGCCGACGGGAAAAGTGACGCAGCTTAAAGCAATTGAATTTGTGCAGAGTAAAGCCGAATTGCTCTCCGACGCAGGGCCAGCGCTTGAGCAACTGCTAACCTTCATGCGCGACAAACCAACCGCAGAAATCGAGTTAGCCGGTCACACCGACAACCAGGGCGACTTCGACCAGAACTTACTGCTTTCCAAGCAGCGTGTTGACCTCGTGAAAGCGTACCTGGTACAGAATGGTATTGCCGCCAATCGCATCACCACGCGCGGTTATGGGCCTACACGCCCCATTGCCAGCAATAATTCGGAAGCGACGCGGAAACTTAACCGACGGGTAGAAATGATTGT